In Panacibacter ginsenosidivorans, the following proteins share a genomic window:
- a CDS encoding iron chaperone has translation MFSKKSKPATIEAYIDGTPEDVQDKLHELHKCIRKAAPGASEGLKWGMPAYSYKRILVTFAVFKKHIGFYPTPSAVKAFAKELEHYKTAEGSVQFPLDKKLPLSLITKMVKFRVQESLTGDAKWKV, from the coding sequence ATGTTCTCAAAAAAATCAAAGCCGGCAACTATAGAAGCATATATTGATGGAACTCCGGAAGATGTACAGGATAAGTTACATGAATTACATAAATGTATCCGCAAAGCTGCGCCTGGCGCTAGTGAAGGTTTAAAATGGGGCATGCCTGCTTATTCTTACAAAAGAATATTGGTAACGTTCGCTGTTTTCAAAAAGCATATTGGATTTTATCCTACGCCTTCAGCAGTAAAAGCATTTGCTAAAGAACTTGAGCATTATAAGACTGCAGAAGGGTCTGTTCAGTTTCCTTTAGATAAAAAATTGCCGCTTTCATTAATAACAAAAATGGTGAAGTTTCGTGTGCAGGAAAGTTTGACTGGTGATGCTAAATGGAAAGTATAA
- a CDS encoding SRPBCC family protein — translation METKEKIVITVESTVNAPVEKVWKYWTKPEHITQWNNASDDWHTPRAENDLRAGGSFSARMEAKDGSFGFDFGGVYDTVTINKYIAYTLGDGRKVNITFTTNGNTTKVSESFEAEDMNSVELQKGGWQAILDNFKKYTEAH, via the coding sequence ATGGAAACAAAGGAAAAAATTGTAATTACAGTAGAAAGCACTGTTAATGCGCCGGTAGAAAAAGTTTGGAAATATTGGACAAAGCCTGAGCACATTACACAATGGAACAATGCATCAGACGACTGGCACACGCCAAGAGCAGAAAATGATCTTCGTGCAGGTGGCAGCTTTTCCGCCAGGATGGAAGCAAAGGATGGCAGCTTCGGTTTTGATTTTGGCGGTGTGTATGATACAGTAACAATAAACAAGTACATAGCTTATACACTTGGTGATGGCAGAAAAGTAAACATAACTTTTACTACAAATGGCAACACAACTAAAGTGAGCGAAAGTTTTGAAGCAGAAGACATGAATTCGGTAGAATTACAAAAAGGAGGATGGCAGGCAATACTTGATAACTTTAAAAAATACACAGAAGCT